A single window of Nicotiana tomentosiformis chromosome 1, ASM39032v3, whole genome shotgun sequence DNA harbors:
- the LOC138910739 gene encoding uncharacterized protein, which produces MARELETDTLFQQVVEIARRLEHIRNQERGYREAKRPRAFGAFSGSCSAVSARHGRGYISRPIHPALQVTHSAPAIQGPQSTNFGQPSSSAHPARAAYIDREVGYAGVAKVGERGTLGHVPSWVVSFVKAQRIVEKGFLAYLDSVRDVNVATLTVELVLMQEGRLIAYASRQLKPHEKNYPMHYLELAAIVHVLKILNHYLYGLSCENANVVANALSRKVESMGSLAFILVGKRPLALDVQASTNRFLRLYVLEPSWIIACVLSQSSFFERIKARQYDDPHFLVLKDIVQYGDANKVTIGDDGVMRTQGQIYVPNVDGLWELIIEEPHSSRYSIHRDAAKMYHGFKHHYWWRRIKKDIMEYVARCLNCQQVKLIQDQLRTAQSRQRSHAIWKARDVAFMVGERVLLKNSPMKGVIRFGNKGKLSPWYISPFEILERDGKVAYKILLPPSLPGVHPVFHISMLLKYYGDPSHVLDFIRLQLDKDLTYVEELVAIFDRQVRKLRSKNIASGKV; this is translated from the exons ATGGCacgggagttggagactgatactctatttcagcaggttgtggagatcgcTAGGAGGTTAGAGCATATTCGCAACCAGGAGAGAGGGtatagggaggctaagaggcctcgagcTTTTGGAGCATTTAGTGGTTCCTGCTCTGCAGTTTcagctcgtcatggtagaggttatatcAGTCGACCGATTCATCCTGCACTTCAGGTTACTCACAGTGCTCCAGCTATTCAGggacctcaaagtactaattttGGACAGCCATCTTCTAGTGCACACCCTGCACGGGCAGCCTATATCG ACCGTGAGGTTGGCTATGCTGGGGTTGCCAAGGTTGGAGAGAGGGGTACATTGGGTCATGTTCCTAGTTGGGTGGTGTCCTTTGTGAAGGCACAAcggatagttgagaaggggttcTTAGCATACTTAGACTCTGTGAGGGATGTTAATGTTGCTACACTTACCGTTGAGTtagttctg ATGCAGGAGGGTAgattgattgcttatgcttcacgtcagttgaagccccatgagaagaactacccaatgcactatttggagttggcagccattgttcacgtgctGAAGATTTTGAATCACTATCTTTACGGCCTGTCATGTGAG aatgccaatgtagtggccaacgctttgagtaggaaggttgAGAGCATGGGAAGTCTTGCTTTCATTCTAGTTGGGAAGAGaccgttagctttggatgttcaggcttcaACCAACAGGTTCTTGAGGTTGTATGTTTTGGAGCCTAGCTGGATTATTGCTTGCGTTCTTTCACAGTCTTCTTtttttgagcgcatcaaggcacgtcagtatgatgatccccactttcttgtccttaaggacatagtgcagtacggtgatgccaacaaggtgactattggtgatgatggggtgatGAGGACTCAAGGACAAATTTAtgtacccaatgtggatgggttgtggGAGCTGATTATTGAAGAgccccatagttcgcggtattccattcatcgggatgccgcaaagatgtaccatggTTTCAAACATcactactggtggagaaggataaagaaagacatcatggagtatgtggctcggtgtttgaactgtcagcag gtgaagttgattcaggatcagcttcgtacagcgcagtccagacagaGGAGTCATGCTATTTggaaggctcgtgatgttgcattcatggtgggtgagagggTTCTACTTAAAaattcacccatgaagggtgtgattagGTTTGGTAacaagggaaagttgagcccttggtatattagtccttttgagattcttgagagagatgGTAAGGTGGCTTACAAAATTTTATTGCCACCCAGCTTAccgggagttcacccggtattccatatttCCATGCTTCTAAAGTACTATGGTGAtccatcacatgtgttagatttcatccggttgcaattggacaaggatttgacctatgttgaggaactagttgccatttttgacaggcaggtccgaaagttgaggtcgaagaacattgcatcGGGGAAAgtttag